A genomic region of Mustela erminea isolate mMusErm1 chromosome 12, mMusErm1.Pri, whole genome shotgun sequence contains the following coding sequences:
- the TMEM141 gene encoding transmembrane protein 141 isoform X3, which translates to MVNLGLSRVDDAVAAKHPLCRRHRRRLRPADVHPEEVPLPLPVARAGGRGSAQLGELHLGCRRPGAENFEPSGPPHLRLALPPHTGPPHSLR; encoded by the exons ATGGTGAACCTGGGCCTGTCCCGGGTGGACGACGCCGTGGCCGCCAAGCACCCG CTTTGTCGCAG GCACCGGCGCCGCCTTCGGCCTGCAGATGTTCATCCGGAGGAAGTTCCCCTACCCCTTCCAGTGGCACGTGCTGGTGGCCGTGG ATCGGCACAGCTAGGAGAGCTCCACCTGGGGTGCAGAAGACCTGGGGCCGAAAATTTCGAGCCCTCGGGGCCTCCTCACCTCAGGCTTGCCCTCCCCCCTCACACAGGCCCTCCCCACAGCCTAAGGTGA
- the CCDC183 gene encoding coiled-coil domain-containing protein 183 isoform X1: MKTRSEAESDEQIQELKTITRLQEQCRALQIQAVKEKTAKNKSTLALLRSGIRRGTQDWALAQKYDQRTISKACRKDVSMRLAHGRSTMEVAREKLRKYVFDRVNVHNVLIHLVRRRGQKLESMQLELASLRSQPAATKEELHLLQVIRQLENSIEKTMVKITTSQNIHLLYVSLLDYLKKELTGYPMELDKLQNLVDDYCSELSDMTVMSQDAMMITDEVKMNMRQGEATFIQERRARENRLNQQKKLIDKIHTKETNEKYRRGRRDLDFPSNLMGTETVKVRKRETSKADIKYQTDVTALVEKVKTAVRCSHLWDIAGRFLAQRNTEENLELQTENCEGRRAKLEALMKKLEVEQAVLKFRETPASASFKSVEKNMKDMLRDEEDRVRLACAGATKSRTLLLTVQTGIDNLFIRLIGIALPTAQKEAALSDSLDMFGKLAYCEAKLLHLADRVQTLSITEEVDAKVRDTLETSTLKEKHNTRVSFEDLEDDMIETFQFADVDHSYVPSRAEIKRQAQRLLEGRLKAAKKKRK; this comes from the exons ATGAAGACGCGCAGCGAGGCAGAGTCGGATGAGCAGATCCAGGAGCTGAAGACGATCACTCGGCTCCAGG agcaaTGCCGGGCACTGCAAATCCAAGCGGTAAAGGAGAAGACGGCCAAGAACAAAAGCACGCTGGCCCTCCTGCGCAGCGGCATCCGTCGCGGGACCCAAGACTGGGCTTTGGCCCAAAAG TACGACCAGCGGACCATTTCCAAGGCTTGCAGGAAGGACGTGTCCATGAGGCTGGCCCACGGCCGCTCCACCATGGAG GTGGCGCGGGAGAAGCTGCGAAAGTACGTGTTCGACCGCGTGAACGTACACAACGTGCTGATCCACCTGGTGCGGCGGCGGGGTCAGAAGCTGGAGAGCATGCAGCTGGAGCTGGCCAGCCTGAGGAGCCAGCCGGCCGCCACCAAGGAGGAGCTGCACCTGCTgcag GTCATCCGCCAGCTGGAGAACAGCATTGAAAAGACCATGGTCAAGATCACCACAAGTCAGAACATCCACCTGCTGTACGTGAGCCTGCTGGACTACCTGAAGAAA GAGCTGACCGGGTACCCCATGGAGCTGGACAAGCTGCAGAATCTGGTGGACGACTACTGCTCAGAGCTGTCAGACATGACAGTCATGTCCCAGGACGCTATGATGATTACAGATGAGGTCAAg ATGAACATGCGGCAAGGGGAGGCGACTTTCATCCAGGAACGCAGGGCTCGCGAGAACCGGCTCAATCAGCAGAAGAAGCTGATCGACAAGATCCACACGAAGGAGACCAACGAGAAGTACCGCCGG gGCCGGCGGGACCTGGACTTCCCCTCCAATCTGATGGGTACAGAGACCGTGAAAG taagaaaaagagagacctcCAAGGCAGACATCAAGTACCAGACAGATGTGACCGCTTTGGTGGAGAAAGTGAAGACGGCGGTGCGGTGCTCCCACCTCTGG GACATCGCTGGCCGGTTCCTGGCTCAGAGGAACACGGAGGAGAACCTGGAGCTGCAGACGGAGAACTGTGAGGGGCGGCGGGCGAAGCTGGAGGCTCTGATGAAGAAGCTGGAAGTGGAGCAGGCGGTCCTGAAGTTCCGCGAGACGCCCGCCTCCGCCAG CTTCAAGTCCGTGGAGAAGAACATGAAGGACATGctgagagatgaggaagacagAGTGCGGCTCGCCTGCGCCGGCGCGACCAAGAGCCGGACACTGCTGCTGACCGTCCAGACAGGCATCGACAACCTCTTCATCCGGCTGATTGGCATTGCCCTGCCCACAGCCCAG AAAGAAGCGGCGCTCTCCGACAGCCTCGACATGTTCGGCAAGCTGGCGTACTGCGAAGCAAAGCTGCTGCACCTGGCCGACAGAGTGCAGACGCTGTCCATCACCGAGGAG GTAGACGCAAAGGTGAGGGATACCCTAGAGACCTCGACTCTGAAGGAGAAGCACAACACCAGGGTCAGCTTTGAGGACCTGGAGGACGATATGATAG AAACCTTCCAGTTCGCCGACGTGGACCACAGCTACGTGCCCTCGCGCGCCGAGATCAAGCGGCAGGCCCAGCGGCTGCTGGAGGGCCGGCTCAAGGCGGCcaagaagaagaggaagtag
- the CCDC183 gene encoding coiled-coil domain-containing protein 183 isoform X2, translating into MRLAHGRSTMEVAREKLRKYVFDRVNVHNVLIHLVRRRGQKLESMQLELASLRSQPAATKEELHLLQVIRQLENSIEKTMVKITTSQNIHLLYVSLLDYLKKELTGYPMELDKLQNLVDDYCSELSDMTVMSQDAMMITDEVKMNMRQGEATFIQERRARENRLNQQKKLIDKIHTKETNEKYRRGRRDLDFPSNLMGTETVKVRKRETSKADIKYQTDVTALVEKVKTAVRCSHLWDIAGRFLAQRNTEENLELQTENCEGRRAKLEALMKKLEVEQAVLKFRETPASASFKSVEKNMKDMLRDEEDRVRLACAGATKSRTLLLTVQTGIDNLFIRLIGIALPTAQKEAALSDSLDMFGKLAYCEAKLLHLADRVQTLSITEEVDAKVRDTLETSTLKEKHNTRVSFEDLEDDMIETFQFADVDHSYVPSRAEIKRQAQRLLEGRLKAAKKKRK; encoded by the exons ATGAGGCTGGCCCACGGCCGCTCCACCATGGAG GTGGCGCGGGAGAAGCTGCGAAAGTACGTGTTCGACCGCGTGAACGTACACAACGTGCTGATCCACCTGGTGCGGCGGCGGGGTCAGAAGCTGGAGAGCATGCAGCTGGAGCTGGCCAGCCTGAGGAGCCAGCCGGCCGCCACCAAGGAGGAGCTGCACCTGCTgcag GTCATCCGCCAGCTGGAGAACAGCATTGAAAAGACCATGGTCAAGATCACCACAAGTCAGAACATCCACCTGCTGTACGTGAGCCTGCTGGACTACCTGAAGAAA GAGCTGACCGGGTACCCCATGGAGCTGGACAAGCTGCAGAATCTGGTGGACGACTACTGCTCAGAGCTGTCAGACATGACAGTCATGTCCCAGGACGCTATGATGATTACAGATGAGGTCAAg ATGAACATGCGGCAAGGGGAGGCGACTTTCATCCAGGAACGCAGGGCTCGCGAGAACCGGCTCAATCAGCAGAAGAAGCTGATCGACAAGATCCACACGAAGGAGACCAACGAGAAGTACCGCCGG gGCCGGCGGGACCTGGACTTCCCCTCCAATCTGATGGGTACAGAGACCGTGAAAG taagaaaaagagagacctcCAAGGCAGACATCAAGTACCAGACAGATGTGACCGCTTTGGTGGAGAAAGTGAAGACGGCGGTGCGGTGCTCCCACCTCTGG GACATCGCTGGCCGGTTCCTGGCTCAGAGGAACACGGAGGAGAACCTGGAGCTGCAGACGGAGAACTGTGAGGGGCGGCGGGCGAAGCTGGAGGCTCTGATGAAGAAGCTGGAAGTGGAGCAGGCGGTCCTGAAGTTCCGCGAGACGCCCGCCTCCGCCAG CTTCAAGTCCGTGGAGAAGAACATGAAGGACATGctgagagatgaggaagacagAGTGCGGCTCGCCTGCGCCGGCGCGACCAAGAGCCGGACACTGCTGCTGACCGTCCAGACAGGCATCGACAACCTCTTCATCCGGCTGATTGGCATTGCCCTGCCCACAGCCCAG AAAGAAGCGGCGCTCTCCGACAGCCTCGACATGTTCGGCAAGCTGGCGTACTGCGAAGCAAAGCTGCTGCACCTGGCCGACAGAGTGCAGACGCTGTCCATCACCGAGGAG GTAGACGCAAAGGTGAGGGATACCCTAGAGACCTCGACTCTGAAGGAGAAGCACAACACCAGGGTCAGCTTTGAGGACCTGGAGGACGATATGATAG AAACCTTCCAGTTCGCCGACGTGGACCACAGCTACGTGCCCTCGCGCGCCGAGATCAAGCGGCAGGCCCAGCGGCTGCTGGAGGGCCGGCTCAAGGCGGCcaagaagaagaggaagtag
- the TMEM141 gene encoding transmembrane protein 141 isoform X1, whose translation MVNLGLSRVDDAVAAKHPLCRRHRRRLRPADVHPEEVPLPLPVARAGGRGHRLGGQLLGDPSGVAQMQQPLALPGDGAAPQRQGCRSAQLGELHLGCRRPGAENFEPSGPPHLRLALPPHTGPPHSLR comes from the exons ATGGTGAACCTGGGCCTGTCCCGGGTGGACGACGCCGTGGCCGCCAAGCACCCG CTTTGTCGCAG GCACCGGCGCCGCCTTCGGCCTGCAGATGTTCATCCGGAGGAAGTTCCCCTACCCCTTCCAGTGGCACGTGCTGGTGGCCGTGG TCACAGGCTCGGTGGCCAGCTACTGGGTGACCCGAGTGGAGTCGCACAGATGCAGCAACCTCTGGCTCTTCCTGGAGACGGGGCAGCTCCCCAAAGACAGGGGTGCAG ATCGGCACAGCTAGGAGAGCTCCACCTGGGGTGCAGAAGACCTGGGGCCGAAAATTTCGAGCCCTCGGGGCCTCCTCACCTCAGGCTTGCCCTCCCCCCTCACACAGGCCCTCCCCACAGCCTAAGGTGA
- the TMEM141 gene encoding transmembrane protein 141 isoform X2 → MVNLGLSRVDDAVAAKHPGLGEYAACQSKAFVKGIFSFVAGTGAAFGLQMFIRRKFPYPFQWHVLVAVVTGSVASYWVTRVESHRCSNLWLFLETGQLPKDRGADRHS, encoded by the exons ATGGTGAACCTGGGCCTGTCCCGGGTGGACGACGCCGTGGCCGCCAAGCACCCG GGACTGGGGGAGTACGCCGCGTGCCAGTCCAAGGCCTTCGTGAAGGGCATTTTCAGCTTTGTCGCAG GCACCGGCGCCGCCTTCGGCCTGCAGATGTTCATCCGGAGGAAGTTCCCCTACCCCTTCCAGTGGCACGTGCTGGTGGCCGTGG TCACAGGCTCGGTGGCCAGCTACTGGGTGACCCGAGTGGAGTCGCACAGATGCAGCAACCTCTGGCTCTTCCTGGAGACGGGGCAGCTCCCCAAAGACAGGGGTGCAG ATCGGCACAGCTAG